The following DNA comes from Gopherus flavomarginatus isolate rGopFla2 chromosome 5, rGopFla2.mat.asm, whole genome shotgun sequence.
TAAATCTGCAGTTTTGTCAAGGGAGGCTATCAGGTTTGTCTCGTAGGATCTGTTCTTTATGAACCTGTGTTGCTTATCGCTCATCATGTTGTTCTCTCATAAGGGACTGACATATTGATTCCCTTACTATATTCGCCTGATTTGAATATGCGCTTGCTTGCAACAAGTGAGTGAAACCGACAAGTGGGTGTGCAGACCTTGCCAGAGATCAGTGACCCCTGCTGGAAGCACCCTTGGCAGAATGAAGAGAGAGCTATTCGTGTATTAGGGGCAACTCTGACTTCCTTTTTATTAGTGATCACttctaaaggcctgatccaaaggccaaggaaagattcccactgacctcagtgagcTCTAGATCAGGTCCTAAATCCCCTAGCGCCTCACTTCTTAACTATTTAAAACAGGGAATTTGTTCTCTCATCAGTTGCAAGTCTTGCCCTCTTGTTTCTCATGTATGTTAGTTGGTAGATATCCTGGTAATTAACAAACCATCTGTGGTTTATAGGATGCCAACAATtaattctctttcctttttctccGTTCCTGCTCCACAGAGCTTCACGTCTGACTCCACTGCTGTTCTCAATCTGTATTCCACTGCCAGAGTCAATATTTCTCTTATATGTGGCCCATGTGCAGGCTATTGCTGTGTACAATGAGAAACTTAAAGTGAGGCAACTGCGTTATTGAAGCAGTTCTTAGATCTTCTGCTGTGTGTAATCCACTAACTTTTAATAGTAATATCTTAGGATGTGTAGTGCTTCAGAACACAATGGGCCCACTTTTTGCAAGGGCTAAGCACATTGTGGGCTGTGCTTTCTTGACAGTCTGGCCATGAGCATCACAATGGGAGCTCCTGGGCACTAAGTGCTATTGAACACCTGGCCTTGATTTATGTGCCTAAACAGGAGTGGATATCTCTTGAATGTCAGGCCCTAACTGTGGGTGGTGAGCCCTTGGAAATCTGTCCCCCTACAAACATTGAATAACAAATCTCCCAACATCTCGGAGGAGAGAGGTAAATGGATTTATTCCCTCCATAGATTGGGAGAGCTAGGTAAAGTGACATGCCCGAGGCAACATTATGAATCAGTGATAGAGTGACAGATTTAGAATGCAGGCGTTCCTTAAATTCTGAGTCTTTTTTTTATGATTTCTTTCCCATTACTACAGTCCCCCTCTGCACTCCAGCCTTCCCTAGTCAGCAGCTGTCAGAAGCTGGGGAACCCAGCTGTTTTCTTGTCATCTGGTCCATGGGATTAAATTCACTCTGTACAGCATTTGTCTACAAGTGTCTTGGGGACCCAGGGCTCAGTCACTGCCTGAAGTAGCTTCTCCTGGTGCTGGTGTAATTTGGTCACTGACATGACTTTAATCCAACCCTTAAGTATGTATTTGTTTCCAGTAAGCCCTTGAGTACAGCCAAGTCCTTTTTATATTGAAATCCAGGATCCTCCATAACATTTTATTATGAGGTTTGCTATTTTTGGAGCTGCAGTTACCCTGTTATGAGCAAGGCATATAACATCTTTTGATATGAAATCATTAAGGGCACAGCAGAGTTCATTATAGGGGCATTTCACTGTATTAAGAACAAATCAATACCACATACTAATATATCAACATGATACCTGGCTTCAGTTATGAATAGTACAGCTAGAAATGGAGACAATATTCTCTTGGCCCATGTGCTCCTCTTCCAATATATTACTTGTTGTGTTTTCCCTAGTTGTTGTGATGGATTTCTATTTggacatgatccaatggctgtttTTTGAGATATCTGAACACTATATTTTTAAGTCATAGGAGAAAGATATAGCAAATGTAACTTCCTGATCAAGCAAGGATGCAGGTAgacctccattgatttcaactgagCTCCATGGGGGTCCTTCCAGAGAGAGATCATTGGAGGACTAGGGTCCAAAGCATCATcttttcatgcttggctcatgCACATTTCCCTAAGTAATAAATAACTACGGAGCAAGCATTAGAAACTTCAGCCTAGGAGAGGATTTtgaagggagggaagaagggaagttataaaatattttaagcagAAGGGAGGGCACTGCTGGCAGTGAATTCTCTGGAAGGGTCACTTTCCTTTGGAATGATCTGCCCTGGATCAAGATCTGAATTAGCTGTCCTTCTGGGCATGCTGTACAGCCTTTCTAGTAGAGTCGGCAttggcagagggctgaggtggTACAGAGTGGTCTTTCTGTCTACTGGTAAGGTGTTTGTGGGGATGGGGCAAAGGGCATTCTAAACTGTATTATTAATATGACTAAATGGTGGGCAGAATTCTTTCCAAGGAAAACAACAGTAAGTCTATCCCATAAAAAGAATTGGAACTCTGGCCTCCCCCAGCCACCTGCTTTCCAGAATTTCTCCAGAACCATCAAGCCCTGCTCTTGTGCATCTTGAAACGTTCCCTTTTGTAGCTGAcccagtgactttttttttccccactgccgTCACATTTCTCGTGCCCCTCACAGTGTCTGATGTCGATGTGAATCTCCTGCAGCAGTAACTTGCTTGGAGTAACTCAATAATCCCTAGAGGATGATAGGGGTGGCTTTGTTGGGCAAACAAACAATTATTCAACAgtgaattttaattattttttgcctCTTGAAATTATGCTTAATGGAGAACAGCAGCCATTTGTCAAGGCCACACTTAACACTGACTGGAACCAAAGGGGACTTTCTTAAAGCCACTCTGACAATAAAAAATCAAGTTAGCAGTGCTTGGTGCTGTAGGCTTTCTCCATAATGCTCTGACACGCTCAAGCCATTATTAACTTAATGCTTTCATTTACTAGATCATTCCTGGAGGAAGCCCTCCTGGTCTATCGGCTATTGCTAGTTAGAAAAAAGTACAGTTAATAGCTTGGGCTGCACTGGGAAAGGCCTACGGCTCAAGACAAAGTTAATTCAGTTTCATTTTGTTAAATTTCTGGCACGAACTTAAGCAAAGCCTCTTGTTCTACACTTCCAGCCCAGGTGTTCAGTATTTTATTATTGTGAATTTATTTGTAAGCTTAATTATAAAAGTACTGAACTTACAATTTTTCAGGGCACTGTCAGCTTTAGGGCTTCTGTATATTAGAAAATGTTACTGCGTTTAAAGACAATTGGTAAGAGTTGTGTTAGCTGGCATGGTACTAACTGGTCACTGCAGACAAAGACAAGTTCTGTTTCAGCAACCCAGGGTTTAATAGTGAATAGTTGACACAGTGCTGAACATAGTTTGCCCTGTTTTGTGATGACTAGTCAGTTACATTTAGCACCACTCATCTCATCTCATTCCTATCTGAACAAGGCTAACACTAGTAATATAGACAGGCCTTAGTGAAAACCCCCATAGCTTGTAGTAATCACAGCAGTCTGTGAATAAACAAGTTGAGATCACGAGGCTATATCTTGATAGATTTTAGACTAGCAAGGACTACTGTGATGATAATATAATCTGAAATATTGCATAGACTTTCAAGCCCAACAACTATTCACTGAACTTGAGTATCTCTTCTAGAAAGagatcccatcttgatttaaagactccaccTGTCAGAGAACTTATGAGGTTTTTCTCCTTTCCCACTAGCAGTTTTTAAACACGTTATTTAATAAGGGAAAGCAGGAAATATATCTAGAAAGGGATGGTTAAAGTGGTTAACCTACTTGTTGTGTTCTGCACTGTGTGTCTGCCAACCCAGGGGTAGGGTTTCTGTACACAATTAAATTCCCAGTAAAAGCTCCATCCAATATTGCAGGAGTGCACAGTACGGTGCCCAGGGGCTGAACACAACCCCTAGAGGAATAATAGAACCTAATTCCTGGCTGTGCTGTAATTGCAGAATGCGTATGAAGCTGATCAACTTACTGCAAGTGAGTATTGCAGTCTTCAAAAAGCCACTTCTATTTATCAGTCTGGAAAGATACAAGTAGAAACAAATGTTAGGACTATTACATCAGCTGAAGACTTTTCTATGGTATTTGTCACAATGGTATCTGAAAGCCTCATAAACTAGCTAGCTGTCTCACAAGTgggagaaattgaggcacagagaaattaggtgacTCGTCTAAGCTCACGTGGGAAATCTGTCCTTGGCTCTGCTACTGCACTCAGATTTCTTGAGACCCAGCCCAGTACCTTAGCTACAAGCCTGTCCTTCCTTCCCCATAGCTGTGCATATTTACTGCTTGTTTTTAAGTTATACATATGAGTGTGCTAATTAGGTGGGGTCTTTCTGCTCTTAGCAAGTAGTTCACATGGTCTTCATTGGGGCAGAGATATGGGAAACATCCCAGGTAAAACAATGGGCATCCTGCTTGTCAAGGGATGATCAGATTGGGCTGTTGGGCCACACTTGAAGCTCATTGAGGTCAGCATCCCAGATAAGGTCCCTAAAGAGAGGTATTGATGATGATTTTGTTTAATACACATGGCATATTTAAAGCATTGAGATACCATGGTATTAAGACGAGCATAATATCAAGGTAGAACACATTCAAATCCAGGGGTTTAGTGCAGGCCCTTGTTTAGTTAATTTCAAGTAGACAGACATGGCGCTGATGCTGAGCAAAGTGTGGTTCCTAACTTTTTGGCTCAGGGCCTTTTTGTTTAAAACCACAGGcctaaatttttcaaaagcaactggTGACTTTTGGGGTGCCCAATTTAAGACATTTTGTAGAGGGGTCTGATAttcagaaagtcctaagcatctGCCCCCTGAAACCCAGGCCCCTTCAAGTTGCCTCATATTGGGCATGCAaagtcactagtcacttctggAAAACCTAGGCCATAGCCCATAACATTTGGTTTTTTAGGAGGGTTAACTATGTTTCTTCCTTGCATGCCCAATAGGTGATATGCTTCCTTTGATCACCATTAGGTCTGCCCCCAAAAGCAGAAAATAACCAAccggtttttttttaaagctcttgcTCTTACATTTGAGAAGGATAAATAAAGGATTTTCCTGCATCTATTTCTGATTCAGCTTTTACAAGGCATTATGATTACATTCAGCACAGCACATGTAGAGTAGGTACCACAAAAAAGTGGGTCAGGCTATGGAAATCCTGTGTGCTGCTCTGGGGTGCTGCATCTTGGTTATAGTTATATAGAAGGGCGTTATGAAAGGAGGTGTCTGACTGGCTCACTGAGGCTTTGACTGTGTGTATCGCTCTGTAAATAGGGTGCCAGAGCCACAGCAGGTGCAAACTTCTCTACAAAGTGCTGGTATGTAGAGatcttcccagggctgcccagaggattcaggaggcctggggtcttcggtggtggagggaattgctgccgaagacccggcactttggtggtgggtcctggggcagcaggaccccccgctgtgggtctttggggcactttggcggtgggtcccgaagtggaaggacccccagccgccgaattgccgccgaagacctggagcggaagaagctccgggggcctgggccctgtgacagttttctggggcccctggagcgagtaaaggaccctgctccaggggccccgaaaaactctcatgggggcccctgcagggcccggggcctcgggcaaattgccccactgcccccctccccccgggcggccctggatcCTCCTAGGAATGCTTCTGTGTTAATCTCGAGTGGAGGTGCAGATCTCTAGCATAAAGGGCTACGTTATATCTTCTTTCAACAGTATCAAAGTCCAGGTTGAATTTGCAGGACTGGCAGCTGGAAAATCACAAAAACTCAGGATACGTGATCTGGAGTCACTAACAAGACAGTATATGTGTTTACAGGATCAcatttcagagtagaactgcccTTGAAGGTCTGAGGGACAAGATTTTGTGTGCAGCTGCACTAAATGTATTTCAGTTCATGCTGCACAAGAATATCTTTGTTAAAATTGCTGTTTCAAAGAACTATAAACAATGTTGCAATAATACTGATACCCCATTATGTCTTTGTAGAGAATCTAGCACAGTCTCTACCTTGAAGAACTTCTAATAATTCTGATATGGAGATAggtctatctcatagaactggaagggatcttgaaaggtcatcaagtccagtcccctgccttcacagcatgACCAAGTgttgtccctgacagattttttttgccccagatccctaaatggtgcCTGCAAGGATTGAaccataaccctgggtttaacaggtcaatgtgcaaaccactgagctatccctcccgctTTAAATAGCTGTCTCTTATTGCTCACTCACCATTTTTGTTAGAGTCCTAAAAACCCAGTCAAAGAtcaggcctcattgtgctaggcactgaacagCCAATGACTCAGTCTATAATTCAGGTTGCTTTTAGTTGTTCAATTCTTTCTATTAACATTTTTTGATTTTATATGTGTTCTAGTTTCAGGTTAATATCATCTCAGATGCATCCTTCCACCATAAAATTCCAAACTCCACTTGGAAAATAAGAATGATTATGAAGCAGGTAAGCGACTATAATGTGGTGAAATCTCTGTAATATCTACAGGTCCTCTAGCTGACAGATTTCTACATTTAATTTAGTGTTGCCCCAGGAGCACAATTTCTTTCTATAGTGTGTTTTTGAGTAAACTAAGCTAAAGTGAAAAGTTCTCCCTTTGTGAAGATTCTGGGCAGATCAAGTTtgcctaaaaaaaacaaaaaagccccgATCTTAGCTTTCAAGGTTCAATATTGATTATTTCTGCTGTGCATCAGTTTGATGACTCTTTTTCAAATAGGCATGGTGGCCTAGAAAGATGATCTGATGTGCTCATGTTTAGACTCTAGCATTTCTCCTTCATCTTTCTTATACAACATCTAAGTGATAACTGTAGGAAGAGAACCACTCTCGGAGCATTCATCTTCAAAGGACcacgggtgaaatcctggcctcaatgAGGTCTATGgcagaactctcattgacttcattggagctaggatttcacctctGGGCTCAATGTTAAGGGCAAACCGCCTACTAGATAGTCTTTTATGGGAGCAAGGTGGAACACTAAGTATTCAGAAAAACTACTTGTGTAAGCATTTTCCAGAAATAGCCTTCCCGATACTATGCTCATATTTACAGACTCATGAGAGAAATGCAAATACATCCTGTAATAGTTACACAGTTGTAATTAGAGTATTATAATAGCCTTGGAACTCCCTGTAATAAAGTGACTTAATTTTTTGGGGATTCAGAACTGTATTCATGAACTCAAGTGTCCTGTTTACACTTAAAGTCACTTCTGTGTAATGACAGCAGTCTAACAGAAATGCTGACTATGTGCAACAATAATACAAAATGTGCAGGAGATTCAAGTTCTTGTAAACACATGACTGCCTGCTAAGACCCTGAGTCTGCAAGGAGCACTATGTGGACACAGAAATCTGCCAGAATAGAGTTCCTTACAGGTTTGGGATCTTTATTCTTTAGTGCAAATATTAAATCATCTACTCAGCAGCACACAGAGTCAGTGCCAAAATCTTCTCTACTACGTGGGTGCAACCCCAATAAAATCAATGAGGATGCACCCATTGGCCCAGAATAAGTACTTCCATTTAGTAGCCTGCAACGGGTTCTGCACTGAACATTTAAAGAGGGTTTTTCTAAAACCCACCTCTAAAATAGGAAAGACAAGTGGACTTTCCCAATGTAAGCATTACTTTTTCCACACAGCTTAAATAGATAAGAATGGGGGTAagagtggggagagggggtgttCTTGAGAAACCTGCACATTCtattttagaaatggaaaaatgcCCTCAAATGCTTAGAACTCTAATTACTGTGTTGTTTTGATGACTGGAATGAACTGAAAGCACTCTATACACCTATTCCACACTCAAAAGATACAGACTGGATTGGTTTTTCATCTCACCAGTGCGATGGAGGGTTCGATGACATTCTGTTTCTGAACTCCAAACACACATTACCTGACATCTTTCAGAACATGTTAGTCCCTATATAGGTACACAAGTGTTCATCTTACAGTCTTGGTCcagctcagctgatgtaaattggcatagctccataaCCTGTCATGCCAGTTTCTACCAACTGAACAGCCAGCCTTTGGCCTTAATCCACATTTGCTAAAATCTAGGGTTTGGGGAGAGAGTGAGTGTATGAGTAGCCTAGTGGTTGGGGCATCcacttgggaggtgggagactcagagtccagtccccctgcttcaATCACTTTCCAATTGTTTATCCCCAGCGGAACAACTTCgacagaagagactgagggagccccacatcagaaatCCCATAgtcagtggttaaagcactaaAGAGGCGTTCTGGATCACGGTGTTGTTCCTgtgacttcccctctcccccaacctGTCCCTAAAGGTTAGGCACAGGGATGCTCAGTGTTGCACCACCCAAGTTCctttggatctgggccttagtgtcTATGGCACAACTTcacaagctgctgctgcattATATTCTCAGTCTTTTTGCTGCCTCATAGTCCTCTTATGTCTTGTCTCTTACATTTTTTCATTTGGCTAGGTACAATACAACCTTAAATTTTCTTCCTGAAAAGCTTTGCTTCAGAGGGATAAAAGCATGTCTTTTTGTCTGAGTAGCTGGGAAAACACTATAGATGGCTCTCAGGCCACAGACTGTATTAAGAACAGTATCAGAAGAAAGTTGGAGAACTCTGTTTCCTTACTGCTTATGGCTTTAGTCGTATTTTGTAAGGACTCTATGCTAGTTTCTTCATACCGATGAGATCAGCCTCTAGGTTTTGTAATTAGCTAACTAAATACAGATTCTTCCTTATCTGAAGTCCCAAATTTAGCAAAGTATGGGTTAAGAGATTGAGCTAAGACTTCAATTTTGAAGCTAAGTACTTCATGTGCCCCTGTTGCATCTtctagtggattttttttttttgctcattcCTGCTCAGCACCTTCCACCTTCTTTATTCCTAAAGCTCCAGAGTTCCAGTACATCATCCATTTGTGTGGACAATGTACTCATGACAGATCATTTTCTGTGCTGATATCAAATCTCAGGATGTTTGGCAGATCCAGGATCTTAGCTAGGATTATGGTGCGGACAGGTTGTCTGAGGTGctgtattattttttttccccagtgcttGTTTACTGTGACTTACcattcccactttttttttttttttaagcaaaaggtCCAGTCTTTGACTGGAAGAGACTCAGTTTGGAGTCATAAGGTAGGAAAGTCCAAGATTTAAGCACAAACACAATGGGAGCCCAAGAGAAGCATGTCTGTTGAGCCCCCCTCCACATCTTTTGAACTAGATCTGTGGTTTTAAGAAATGAATCACTACTTCCATTGTACGACCTACACAAACAGAGCTCTAGAGCTACTGCCTCTATTATCACACTACATTGTGTTGCATCTGTTCTCAAAGAAAACAGACTTGTGTCCCCAAGAGGACTTCTCTAAAAAGCATGTAAAAACAGGACACTTGCTAAATATCACAGGAATTACCTGAAATAAATCCATTAGCTCATTTAATCCAGCCCCTGCACACTAGTGTGCAGGATTGTTCTCCAATGGAAGAGTCTACTTTTGAAAAGGTATCTAATGTACACAACCGTGTCCCTTTAACCATGAAGCCttaaacagaatgtttttaatgtattttcctaGATAATATGGCAGATGTGCAGAACATAAGCTATCCGGTTGTGAAACACAAATGCCAAAACTAATCACTTAATGCCCTTTGCATTAGGATAAAGCATGTGTTTTAAAATACAACAGTCCACATTAAGCAGTTTTTCATTTGGGAAAACTGTCAGTAATAAACTAAAAAGGAAGTTTAAACTATAAAGATTCCTGGGACTGATCAATATTGCTAGAACCGTGGTAACTTAtcttttatagtatcagaggggtagccgtgttagtctggatctgtaaaagcagcaaagagtcctgtggtaccttacagactaacagacgtattggcgcatgagctttcatgggtgaatacccacttcgtcaaatgcattTATCTCTTTTATAGAGAATTGTTAATGCCCAATGAAAGATATTGTGGCAAAACTGGACCATTGTATTGAGGCAATTGTGCCCAGTAATAGCCCTAGTTATTAAACAGCACTCATCTAGAAACCAGATTTTGTTTAACCCAACTTTGCAGTTtctttatggggaaaaaaatccagttacTTTTTACTCAGCAGCTGAGCTGTATGTGCCAAGAAAGCAAATGTTGCCAAGGAATATGGGCTCCAAGTTAGAGAATTATTGTATTATCTTCTCCAGTTTATCTTCTAGCAAGCTGGTGTGGCTATGAATTGTGTCTTGCCATTTGCATATAGGCTGAAGCTGCATTCTCAAGGGGAGAGTTCTGGGCATGCACACAATGCAGGACCTGTGCCTCTTATTCTTTGTGGGTGGTGAGGGGGGGAAATTGTATGAGGAAACTAAGTCTTTCAGTCAGTAGAGATACAGGTGCCACGTTGAGAAGGGTGCAGTAAGAAGTATAGTTCTTCCTTTAGCTATGATACTAAATTGATGTCTCCTCTGACAGCATCccaaggttaaggggtgactatCCTCCAGACTTGTGGTGGAAAGACTTACCTAACACTCACTCTTTCTTAAAGAGGTAACAGCCAAGATTTATGTGAGTTACTGCTGAGGACCCAGTGTTCAGTCCTGCAAGCTGAGCattctggccctgattcaggaaagcagttaAGTACATACGTTACATTAAGATGTGAAttggcccactgacttcaataggactgctCATGTATTCTTAAGTTGAGCACCTGACTacctgctttgctgaatcaggtggagggtgctcagcaccttgcaggatcaaggccatagACCTCTGTCCTGCCAATACTAATATGCATTCTTCACTTAAATTGTTAATTGGCTTTAAAGGGACAACTCACAAGTTAAGCCTGTTAAgtgtgtgcaggatcagggctataATCGTTGCTCCCTTTGCTTTTCCACAGTCAATGTTCTAAACTAACTGAAGCATAGGTGCTCCTAAACTTAATTCTAGGGAAGGCCATCTGCCTCCTTCACAGGGGTAGGAAATACCCCCTACTATCACTGACAGTGAAGAGGAATGTCTGCTCTTACAAAATGACCTCTTCTTACACAGCACTTATTTTCCTTACTCTGTTGGAACTCAGAACTTCAGACCCAGCCTCTTCACTGTACACTAGTGTAGACAACTGCTCAGAAAAGGAAcaatttagctcagtggtttgagcattggcctgctaaaccccagggttgtgagctcaatccttgagagggctacttagggatctggggcaaaaaatcagtacttggtcctcctagcgaaggcagggggctggactcgatgacctgtcaaggtcccttccagttctaggagataggatatctccaattattattataatttcatCTCAGCATTGAGTGGTGTTTTAACTTTAACACAAGGAATAAGGAATTTCAAGTTTAGTGGACACTAAAAGCCTAATCCAGAAACTGAAATTGGATTGGGGAAAGGGAATAACTAAATACAATTCTGTAATAATCACTAAACAACTTGGCTACATTTCATaaaaatttttattaaatactGTTACTGGGTGAAAATTTCTTAAAAGGACTGAAGGAAAGGGAAACTGCCTACTTGACTGTCAGGCATGCTTCCATCCATCCATACTTTAATTAAACTCCAATGCTGGACTGTAAGTGGATTTCATCTTTCAAATGCTTCCTTGGAAGAGATTagtggctggaaagtgaaatccTTCAGTGGCTGGTGTATGAATGGCTTGCATCTCTCTAATTCCTAAACAGTCCAGTTGGAGGCTTGCTAGTGTTGCTTTTTGGTCCATATGGCTGCAGTATGAAACCATCCACCCACTGCTTATTTCTCCAGAGGGGCATAATTCAAGAGCTTCTCAATCAGATCCACGTGGGCTAGCAGCATGCGACGGCAACAGTATCTCTTCAATCCTAGGGCGTCCAGGGCATCCCTGACAATGAACAAATGACACAGTGAAAAAGCATTCCTTAGAATAGTAGCATTGAAAGTGGCCCTAAGCGACATACTTAAAACTTTAAATTTAAGAGTGACAACATACTTTAAACTAGAGTGACACTAGAAACACAGGGTAGTTAGCAGCTTTTAAGAGGTCCTGCTCAGTCCTGGACAGGGATCTTATTTATGTTAATATTCTTTCCCAGTGTTGTTGCTGAGCAGGATACATAGCTGAAGCCTGCTCTTCCTGTCAGACTAATTAAAGAAGGGGGTCCAACCCTCTCTGTGGAACTGAAGTTAAACACAGAGTCAAAGTGACATTGATATTTCCACCCTGTTCTTACAGGTGGTAAATCGGACTGCCTAATTCCCATGGGGACACAATTAACTGCTTTTGGAAATCCAAACGCTCTATGTCTAGTTCAGAAGGATTCTCTCCACTATGAAAGACAATGTCAAACTCAACCCATGACCAGTCTGCTGAATGCAAGTTTTTCCAGCTAGGAAACATCTTTTTAGACTTCATGGTTGTGAACATGACTTTTAAATAAGCCCATGCTTACAGTATTATAACTGAGTAAGGGGACTTGGTTTCACTATTGTTGCAATTGGTAGCATAGAGGGTGACCTATTCTGGTTTAAAAATCTGGATGACCAGAAACATTACCCTGGTTAACAGGGATGCTGTTTAGAAACTTGTACTATAACAGCATCCCCACTACTGTGATAAAAGCCTTAAACTGTCTGGGATTTTAAGCCAGTTACTTGGATATAGTTTGGTCACATCTATACTAACTAGGAACCCGGCTAGTGTAGTCGTAGCCCAAGTTCTAGAGCCAGAAGCCCTTCTTCTGATATTACAATGGTGTACCTCCACAAAGTTGaattgctccagatttacactagtgagatcagaaccaggtCCACAATATGTCAAAACAATCCTATCAAGTCTCAAACATACATTTCTGCCACATACAAATAGTTCATGATGGCTTTGACATTCCTTTAAGTAGAGTTACTTAAATTAAAGACTGAAAAAACAAATACACTATCTTGGAACTGAATGGTAATTAGTAAGCTACCACTGAAAAGAGCCATGATAAAT
Coding sequences within:
- the POLR2L gene encoding DNA-directed RNA polymerases I, II, and III subunit RPABC5 encodes the protein MIIPVRCFTCGKIVGNKWEAYLGLLQAEYTEGDALDALGLKRYCCRRMLLAHVDLIEKLLNYAPLEK